The Lycium ferocissimum isolate CSIRO_LF1 chromosome 1, AGI_CSIRO_Lferr_CH_V1, whole genome shotgun sequence genome includes a region encoding these proteins:
- the LOC132063557 gene encoding serine/threonine-protein phosphatase 7 long form homolog — protein MDIVEYHAPDRVLRQFGYVQNIPAATVWEHDHYTRDERAGVDDAWRLHMQQQVHSWDVRMASLAVVGHDTPIHVYMEWYMRITRIIIGNPSRRRPDGLGYVALAGAYEALVRTVQTMRYESTARTESPETAEYAARMIELAETGMRQAHDFERLHERVPGAPPGAAGGRGRRGTGGRRRGGRAGRGDEAPSTTRYPIDFSFPPSTSRTPLYTPTFFVLCALAFTFTSTSS, from the exons atggatatcGTTGAGTATCACGCGCCCGATCGCGTGTTACGGCAGTTTGGGTATGTACAGAATATACCCGCGGCTACGGTTTGGGAGCATGACCACTATACGAGGGACGAGCGTGCGGGCGTCGATGATGCATGGCGACTCCATATGCAGCAGCAGGTCCATAGTTGGGATGTGAGGATGGCGAGCCTAGCGGTGGTCGGACATGACACTCCCATCCATGTGTACATGGAGTGGTACATGCGGATCACTCGCATCATTATTGGCAACCCCTCTAGGCGTCGTCCAGATGGCTTGGGATATGTAGCTCTCGCAGGAGCGTACGAGGCGCtg GTACGGACCGTTCAGACGATGCGCTATGAGAGCACTGCCCGTACGGAGTCCCCCGAGACGGCGGAGTATGCAGCACGGATGATTGAGCTTGCCGAGACTGGTATGAGACAGGCACATGACTTTGAGCGTCTCCATGAGCGTGTTCCCGGTGCCCCACCTGGGGCAGCAGGTGGCCGTGGTCGCCGAGGAACTGGTGGCCGTCGCAGAGGTGGTAGGGCTGGCAGAGGTGATGAGGCTCCATCGACTACACGATATCCCATCGACTTCTCATTCCCGCCGTCGACTTCACGTACACCTCTATATACGCCGACTTTTTTCGTGTTATGTGCCCTGGCCTTCACTTTCACATCTACCAGTTCGTGA